CCGAAGATGATGTAGCAGGAGATTTCACCTGTAATTTAGGCATTTGATTTTCGTGTTCCATTAAGTAATACGAGCGTGCTTGTTTACGCATTTCTTCAAAGGATAACTGTTGTCCACTTGTAATTGAATTTAAAATAACATGCTTCATGCCATCTGCTGTTAAACCATATAAAGTCGCGAGTTGTGTAATTAAACGCTTTGCATCTTTGGTAACAATGTCTTGACTAATAAAATGTTTACCTAACATTTGTCTCAACATTTCAAAGTCAAAAGATTCATTTGATAAATCGATACCTTGGTACGGTTCATTAATCGGAATATCACTTGTATCGATATCTATTTTTGTAGACGGCACTTTAAAAACATCAGTAAATTGTCTTGTTACCTGTTTAAATTCACTCAAATCAATTTGTTGATACTCAAAGTATTTCTTCAACTCATGAAATCGACGATGCTCGACTTCACTATATAAAAAGATTGACAACATTGGATCATTAAAAAATAAATGTGCTGAAGGCGGTTGAATTAATTGGTAAACAAATTGTGTTTCTTGTTCATCATGTTTGACAAACGCCTTTAACAATCCAATCGCTTCAAGTAAGTCCATTTGTTGTCTAAACTCTAGTAAATTAATTTTAAGTTCATTCATAAAAATATAATGAGAAAGAATCAATGTTTCATTATGACTTTCTTTAACGAATTGAGTCATAAAATGATATAAACCCACTGCTTGCGTTCCAATTAGCGGTGTATACAGTCGATTCAATACCTCTAAATGATTCGTATTTAAATCAAAGTGTTGCATAACTTTGAATTGATCCTTTGGTCTTAAGCCGAATTCGAAGGCTTGTCGTCCCATTTAAGCATCACTCCGTTTGTTTTCGCTTAAAATCCCTTGCATCGATGCTAACAATTGATCAACATCTTTAAATTCTTTATAGACTGATGCAAATCTAACATATGAAACTTGATCAACATGCATTAACAAGTTCATAACGTGTTCACCTATATCTCGTGAAGACACTTCCGTATGACCTTCATCTCGTAATTGCCATTCAACCTTGTTAGTTATGTCTTCAAGTTGTTGATATCTAACTGGTCGTTTCTCACAAGAACGCACAAGTCCATTAAGTATCTTTTCTCTTGAAAACTGCTCTCTTGTGCCATCTTTTTTCACAACTATAAGCTGACTAACTTCGATATGTTCAAATGTAGTGAAACGTGTTCCACAATTTTCACATTCTCTTCGTCTTCGAATGGCATTTAATTCATCGGCATGCCTTGAATCTACAACTTTAGATTGTGTAGAATTACATTTCGGGCATTTCATTACATCACCCTCTTTATTTTGATTATGCCTAATTATACTATAAATCTAGAGATGAAAAAAGAATCCCTCAATTTAATTCATTTAACCAAATAATGAAACAATAAAAAACATTATATCGTTACTTATTAAGTAATTTGCATGACAATATTATTGTATTAAAAATAAAAAACCTAACTCCGAAGTCAGAGTTAGGCTATAAATTAATTGTATTAACTTGCACTTACAGTTTCTTTTGATGTCAAAAGTGCTCCAATTTGCTCAGCAACATCTACAACTCTATTTGAATAACCCCATTCATTATCATACCAAGCAATAACTTTTACTTTATTC
The genomic region above belongs to Staphylococcus aureus and contains:
- a CDS encoding replication initiation and membrane attachment family protein; this encodes MGRQAFEFGLRPKDQFKVMQHFDLNTNHLEVLNRLYTPLIGTQAVGLYHFMTQFVKESHNETLILSHYIFMNELKINLLEFRQQMDLLEAIGLLKAFVKHDEQETQFVYQLIQPPSAHLFFNDPMLSIFLYSEVEHRRFHELKKYFEYQQIDLSEFKQVTRQFTDVFKVPSTKIDIDTSDIPINEPYQGIDLSNESFDFEMLRQMLGKHFISQDIVTKDAKRLITQLATLYGLTADGMKHVILNSITSGQQLSFEEMRKQARSYYLMEHENQMPKLQVKSPATSSSAGKSSEVNPKPQSDEWFELLEQTSPIDMLASWSESEPTISQKTMVEELIEREKMSFGVINILLQFVMLKEDMKLPKAYILEIASNWKKKGIKTAKEAYNYAKKVNQPKNEGSSGNYQKRGSYYGQRNRISKEKTPKWLENRDKPSEEDSAKDNSVDDQQLEQDRQAFLDKLSKKWEEDSQ
- the nrdR gene encoding transcriptional regulator NrdR, coding for MKCPKCNSTQSKVVDSRHADELNAIRRRRECENCGTRFTTFEHIEVSQLIVVKKDGTREQFSREKILNGLVRSCEKRPVRYQQLEDITNKVEWQLRDEGHTEVSSRDIGEHVMNLLMHVDQVSYVRFASVYKEFKDVDQLLASMQGILSENKRSDA